Genomic segment of Bacillota bacterium:
GGCAGCGAAGTTGATTTCGGCACCGAAGTGGCCTTCAACCCGGACGACGTTCCCTTCTAACCAGAAAAAACCTAAGGAGGGAAGAAGATGGCACGCTACGACCGGCGGCGAGGTAAGAAGCGCGTGTGCAATTTTTGCGTTGACAAAGTCGACAGCATTGACTATAAAGACACGGCTCGGCTCAGACGGTACATTACCGAACGAGCGAAGATCCTACCCCGACGCATTACCGGCAATTGTGCCCGGCACCAGCGCCAGCTCACGGTAGCCATTAAGCGCGCCCGTACCATGGCTCTGCTGCCTTTCAATATGGAATAGAAACGAGGCGCCGGCAGGCGCCTTTTTTGGCCACCGGTGGTTTTGTTCGCACTGGCAGTGCCATATGCTATAATGAGAACAGCACGTTAAAGGAGGATGGCTATGCAAGGTAAGCACATAAAGACGGTTCATAAAGGACGGTTGCAGAAAAGCTTGGCCGCCGGCGGCTGCGGCCGGTGC
This window contains:
- a CDS encoding 30S ribosomal protein S18 — its product is MARYDRRRGKKRVCNFCVDKVDSIDYKDTARLRRYITERAKILPRRITGNCARHQRQLTVAIKRARTMALLPFNME
- a CDS encoding six-cysteine peptide SCIFF, which gives rise to MQGKHIKTVHKGRLQKSLAAGGCGRC